The following are encoded in a window of Oceanotoga teriensis genomic DNA:
- the gcvT gene encoding glycine cleavage system aminomethyltransferase GcvT: MGELKKTPLYEEHLKLNAKMIEFGGWEMPVWYTSIIEEHNKVREKVGIFDVSHMGEIEIKGKDAQKFIEYLLPNRIEDMKPYDILYTPMCNHEGGIVDDLLAYKYDEENFLLVVNASNIEKDFNWIREQSKNYNINIKNISDEISQIAIQGPLAEKQLQKIFTYDLNEIEFYKFRTLKYDNFEIILSRTGYTGEDGFEIYCKNEISVEIWKKLLKLVEEVGGSPSGLGARDTLRFEPKLLLYGNEMNDEITPLEAGLKWTLNLGKNFIGSEKILEQQKNGLKKVLRGIEINSKMPVRHDYEVYDAADNKIGYVTSGAKSPTLNKNLALIYIDKDKSKIGNEIFIKAKNKLLEAKIIKTPFYKGTSKGGKK; encoded by the coding sequence ATGGGAGAATTAAAGAAAACACCTTTGTATGAAGAACATCTAAAATTGAATGCAAAGATGATAGAGTTTGGTGGTTGGGAAATGCCTGTATGGTATACATCTATAATTGAAGAACATAATAAAGTTAGAGAGAAAGTTGGAATTTTTGATGTATCCCATATGGGAGAAATAGAAATAAAAGGAAAAGATGCACAAAAATTTATAGAATATTTATTACCAAATAGAATAGAAGATATGAAACCTTATGACATATTATATACTCCTATGTGTAATCATGAAGGAGGTATAGTAGATGATCTTCTTGCTTATAAATATGATGAAGAGAATTTTTTACTTGTAGTAAATGCTTCTAATATTGAAAAAGACTTTAATTGGATAAGAGAACAATCAAAAAATTACAATATCAATATAAAAAACATATCAGATGAAATATCTCAAATTGCCATTCAAGGACCTTTAGCAGAAAAACAATTACAAAAAATATTTACATATGATTTAAATGAAATAGAATTTTATAAATTTAGAACATTAAAATATGACAACTTTGAAATAATATTATCAAGAACAGGTTATACAGGGGAAGATGGATTTGAAATATATTGTAAAAATGAAATAAGTGTTGAAATATGGAAAAAACTTTTGAAACTTGTAGAAGAAGTAGGAGGAAGTCCATCAGGTTTAGGAGCAAGAGATACTTTAAGATTTGAACCTAAACTTTTATTATATGGTAATGAAATGAATGATGAAATTACACCGTTAGAAGCGGGATTAAAATGGACGTTAAATCTTGGAAAAAACTTTATAGGTTCAGAAAAAATTTTAGAACAGCAAAAAAATGGATTAAAAAAAGTTTTAAGAGGAATTGAAATTAATTCTAAAATGCCAGTTAGACATGATTATGAAGTTTATGATGCTGCTGATAATAAAATAGGTTATGTAACAAGTGGAGCTAAATCTCCAACATTAAATAAAAATCTTGCTTTGATATATATAGATAAAGATAAATCAAAAATAGGAAATGAAATTTTTATAAAAGCAAAAAATAAATTATTAGAAGCAAAAATAATAAAAACGCCTTTTTATAAAGGGACATCAAAAGGCGGAAAAAAATAA